A genomic segment from Acyrthosiphon pisum isolate AL4f chromosome A3, pea_aphid_22Mar2018_4r6ur, whole genome shotgun sequence encodes:
- the LOC115033036 gene encoding mitochondrial ubiquitin ligase activator of nfkb 1-A-like isoform X2: protein MSPLPIYEPQYFGQEPIETENDGDMRNVYFGRQNEEVENMREIIVCVACLNEESNVVLRPCNHTCLCGACYEGLTRLVCPLCREPIREIVVFLS from the exons ATGTCACCCTTACCGATATACGAACCACAGTATTTTGGACAAG aaccaATAGAaactgaaaacgatggtgataTGCGGAATGTTTATTTCGGGAGACAGAATGAAGAAG TTGAAAATATGAGAGAAATCATTGTCTGCGTCGCATGTTTGAACGAGGAATCGAATGTGGTATTACGGCCATGTAATCATACATGTTTATGTGGTGCATGCTATGAAGGATTAACTAGATTGGTTTGCCCACTATGCCGAGAACCTATAAGAGAGATAGTTGTCTTTTTAAGCTAA
- the LOC115033036 gene encoding mitochondrial E3 ubiquitin protein ligase 1-like isoform X1: protein MSPLPIYEPQYFGQEPIETENDGDMRNVYFGRQNEEEPVRIENDENIPINVHFRRPNEEVENMREIIVCVACLNEESNVVLRPCNHTCLCGACYEGLTRLVCPLCREPIREIVVFLS from the exons ATGTCACCCTTACCGATATACGAACCACAGTATTTTGGACAAG aaccaATAGAaactgaaaacgatggtgataTGCGGAATGTTTATTTCGGGAGACAGAATGAAGAAG agccAGTAAGGAtagaaaatgatgaaaatataccAATTAATGTTCACTTCAGGAGACCGAATGAAGAAG TTGAAAATATGAGAGAAATCATTGTCTGCGTCGCATGTTTGAACGAGGAATCGAATGTGGTATTACGGCCATGTAATCATACATGTTTATGTGGTGCATGCTATGAAGGATTAACTAGATTGGTTTGCCCACTATGCCGAGAACCTATAAGAGAGATAGTTGTCTTTTTAAGCTAA
- the LOC100569037 gene encoding uncharacterized protein LOC100569037, with amino-acid sequence MGISYDVGFPLVYALMSRKTEQAYNALFMYIKTIEPTWQPQTIMMDFERASINAIRSQFPRTRIVGCWFHSSQSLWRKIQELGLTRLYKINRKVYDFFRMAMAIALLPPENAREGFMELEIFFQNNIYNTVEPDISLKFFQFLHYFNKTWLTGNLIM; translated from the exons ATGGGCATTAGTTATGATGTt gGGTTTCCATTGGTTTACGCTTTAATGTCCAGAAAAACAGAGCAGGCATACAATGCtctttttatgtatattaaaacaattgagCCCACTTGGCAACCACAAACAATTATGATGGATTTTGAGCGTGCATCCATCAATGCCATCAGGTCGCAATTTCCGAGGACCAGAATTGTTGGTTGTTGGTTCCATTCCTCCCAAAGTTTGTGGCGAAAAATCCAGgaattag ggTTAACTCGTTTATACAAAATCAATAGAAAAGTATATGACTTTTTTCGTATGGCGATGGCAATAGCATTATTACCGCCAGAAAATGCAAGGGAAGGCTTTATGGAATTggaaatttttttccaaaacaatatttataatactgttgAACCAGATATAAGTTTGAAGTTTTTCCAATtcctacattattttaataagacttGGTTAACAGGTAATTTGATTATGTAA